From one Nitrosococcus halophilus Nc 4 genomic stretch:
- the trhA gene encoding PAQR family membrane homeostasis protein TrhA gives MQKGEKFNSISHLVGAIAATVGSVVLVVLAARQSDPWKIVSFSIYGVTLCSLYIASTLYHSSLGKTRRFFRKLDHHTIYLLIAGTYTPFTLVTLRGPWGWSLFGIIWGLAILGIVLDSLPNEGRRILPVVIYLLMGWLALIALDPLMQALPWAGFIWLLAGGLFYTIGIIFYALGNKLDYAHGIWHLFVLAGSFTHYFAILLYVV, from the coding sequence ATGCAAAAAGGCGAAAAGTTTAACAGCATCAGCCATCTGGTGGGGGCAATAGCCGCAACTGTAGGTTCTGTGGTGTTGGTGGTGCTGGCAGCGCGCCAGAGCGATCCATGGAAGATTGTGAGCTTCAGTATCTATGGCGTGACCTTATGTTCGCTGTACATCGCTTCCACCCTTTACCATAGTTCCCTGGGGAAGACTCGACGCTTCTTCCGCAAACTCGATCATCATACTATTTACCTATTGATCGCAGGGACCTACACCCCTTTCACTTTAGTTACGCTACGCGGCCCTTGGGGCTGGTCGTTATTTGGTATCATCTGGGGCCTTGCTATTCTTGGGATTGTGCTAGATTCTCTGCCAAACGAAGGGCGTAGAATACTCCCCGTCGTCATTTATCTCCTCATGGGCTGGCTTGCCCTCATCGCCCTAGATCCGCTAATGCAGGCTTTGCCATGGGCGGGCTTTATTTGGCTCTTGGCGGGCGGGTTATTCTACACAATTGGCATTATTTTTTATGCCTTGGGGAATAAGCTAGACTATGCCCATGGCATCTGGCATCTATTTGTACTGGCGGGTAGTTTTACTCACTACTTTGCTATATTGCTTTATGTCGTTTAA
- a CDS encoding NAD(P)/FAD-dependent oxidoreductase, with protein MIVWDVVIIGGGAAGLMCAIEAGKRRRRVLILEHSNRVGKKILMSGGGRCNFTNLHVTPDNFLSANPHFCKSALARYSPWDFMALVERHGIAYHEKELGQLFCDQSSKLIVKMLVAECQQAGVQIDVGCKITMVQKTAAGFALETSLGPIQTTALVVASGGLSIPKMGATGFGYELAKRFGHRIRATRPALVPLTLNGETLAQYRDLSGIGLLVEASCHNRCFPGGLLFTHRGISGPAILQISSYWQPSDELQVNLLPGIEVSAWLTDRQHNRPDAELRTVLTEKLPKRLAQRLCELAFDNLPLRQYPPQELQAMAKQLQHWRFHPQGTEGYRTAEVTLGGVNTDELSSATMASKKVPGLYFIGEVVDVTGHLGGFNFQWAWASGHAAGQVV; from the coding sequence ATGATTGTATGGGATGTGGTCATCATTGGTGGCGGCGCCGCTGGTTTGATGTGCGCCATCGAAGCAGGCAAGCGCCGACGACGGGTTTTGATCCTCGAGCACAGCAACCGGGTGGGCAAGAAGATCCTCATGTCCGGCGGCGGACGCTGCAATTTCACCAATCTCCACGTCACACCGGATAACTTCCTCTCCGCCAACCCCCATTTTTGCAAATCCGCACTGGCCCGTTACAGCCCCTGGGACTTTATGGCCCTGGTAGAGCGCCACGGCATTGCCTACCACGAGAAGGAATTGGGGCAGCTATTCTGTGACCAATCCTCAAAGCTGATCGTGAAAATGCTGGTAGCAGAATGCCAGCAAGCCGGCGTGCAAATTGACGTAGGTTGCAAAATCACTATGGTGCAGAAAACTGCCGCGGGTTTTGCATTGGAAACCAGCCTAGGTCCGATCCAGACAACAGCCTTGGTCGTGGCTAGCGGCGGTCTATCCATCCCCAAGATGGGCGCCACTGGCTTTGGTTATGAACTCGCCAAACGTTTTGGGCACCGTATCCGAGCCACTCGCCCGGCCTTGGTTCCGCTGACCTTAAACGGAGAGACCCTGGCACAGTATCGGGATTTAAGTGGTATTGGGTTATTGGTCGAGGCCAGTTGCCATAACCGGTGTTTTCCCGGTGGCCTGTTGTTTACCCACCGGGGGATTAGCGGCCCAGCTATCTTGCAGATTTCTTCCTACTGGCAACCCTCTGATGAACTCCAGGTCAATTTATTACCGGGGATAGAGGTCTCGGCATGGCTAACAGATCGGCAACACAACCGCCCCGATGCCGAACTGAGGACGGTGCTTACCGAAAAACTGCCCAAGCGGTTGGCCCAACGCCTCTGCGAACTGGCGTTTGACAACCTGCCGCTGCGCCAATACCCTCCCCAGGAATTACAGGCAATGGCCAAACAACTCCAGCACTGGCGTTTCCACCCCCAGGGGACTGAGGGCTACCGCACCGCCGAGGTCACCCTAGGTGGCGTTAATACCGATGAACTTTCTTCGGCGACAATGGCTTCCAAAAAAGTGCCGGGTTTGTATTTCATTGGGGAAGTGGTGGATGTGACCGGCCACCTGGGTGGATTTAATTTTCAATGGGCCTGGGCATCGGGTCATGCTGCCGGGCAGGTGGTTTGA